The Bacillota bacterium genome contains the following window.
CGGGCGCGGCCGCGATGGCCTTGTACGCGGCCTGCACTTCCCGGCTTTCCCGCGACAGCTCGACTTTATCGGGTCGCTGCACCGCGCCGGGGCCGCCGGCCTTCTCGGCGCGCTGCATGCGCATGTTGGCTGCGAACAGTTTCGCGACTTGCTCGAACTGGC
Protein-coding sequences here:
- the flgM gene encoding flagellar biosynthesis anti-sigma factor FlgM, yielding MKISNSQFEQVAKLFAANMRMQRAEKAGGPGAVQRPDKVELSRESREVQAAYKAIAAAPDVRAELVAEIKARIEAGQYNIPGREVARKMLARALADRLR